One genomic window of Streptomyces sp. NBC_01276 includes the following:
- a CDS encoding NUDIX domain-containing protein translates to MSPYDPSAFPPFAVTVDLVVLTVRRHALCALVVRRGEQPFQGRWALPGGFVRGDEDLGAAAARELAEETGLCAHDPAAPGVDNGAHLEQLATYGDPQRDPRMRVVSVAHLVLAPDLPAPRAGGDANGARWAPVDELLEGADQASAGLAFDHARILADGVERARSKIEYSSLATAFCPPEFTVGELRRVYEAVWGVALDPRNFHRKVTGTPGFLVPAGGTTTRQGGRPAQLFRAGGATLLNPPMLRPEV, encoded by the coding sequence ATGTCGCCCTACGACCCGTCGGCCTTTCCGCCCTTCGCCGTCACCGTCGACCTGGTCGTGCTCACCGTGCGGCGCCACGCGCTCTGCGCGTTGGTCGTCCGACGGGGTGAGCAGCCGTTCCAGGGCCGCTGGGCGCTGCCCGGCGGATTCGTCCGCGGGGACGAGGACCTGGGGGCGGCCGCCGCCAGGGAACTCGCCGAGGAGACCGGGCTGTGCGCGCACGACCCGGCCGCGCCCGGCGTGGACAACGGCGCCCATCTCGAACAGCTCGCCACCTACGGGGACCCGCAGCGCGACCCGCGGATGCGGGTCGTCAGCGTGGCCCACCTGGTCCTCGCCCCCGACCTGCCCGCGCCCCGGGCCGGCGGCGACGCCAACGGCGCCCGCTGGGCGCCCGTCGACGAACTGCTGGAGGGCGCCGACCAGGCCTCCGCCGGGCTGGCCTTCGACCACGCGCGGATCCTCGCCGACGGTGTGGAGCGCGCCCGCTCGAAGATCGAGTACTCCTCCCTGGCCACCGCCTTCTGCCCGCCGGAGTTCACCGTCGGAGAGCTGCGCCGGGTGTACGAGGCGGTGTGGGGGGTGGCGCTGGACCCCCGCAACTTCCACCGCAAGGTCACCGGCACCCCCGGTTTCCTGGTGCCGGCCGGAGGGACGACGACCCGTCAGGGCGGTAGGCCGGCCCAGCTGTTCAGGGCGGGCGGGGCGACCCTGCTCAACCCGCCGATGCTGCGGCCGGAAGTCTGA
- a CDS encoding glycogen debranching N-terminal domain-containing protein, which translates to MHGAVICVAAPCLVISPEHGQLTGRGIDGIYRAGRRLLSRCVLRVGGRDPVAVQARSLSADRASFTATVRTGIEAGPDPDIGVERVRHADGTERITLRSFAARPLRLPVEVSLGTDLAELAAVAAGRAGPELAAGVHAAGLRWSTGDALAVTTAEPAPDDVLASAGLLRWQLDLGPGESRSIELRTTRDRSTRAPAGQVANPFSAARAEGDDPRADAWFRTSLDDLRALLLRDPEAPADAFVAAGVPWRLGPAPAESLWAARMALPLGTGLAAATLRILARSQTGGCGPEAGKIPGPLRAAGPQLPPGCTGTEATLGFPAVLAEARRWGLPEEEVARLLPAAERCLGWLRGALGEDGFLADPDPGPRRCETQAHAHRAALLGADLLADCGRPGAAEWREWAAALRDRFRARFWIDGPDGGRPAAALHPDGRPLPRLTGAAAHLLDTGLLGGGEFAPGLLDPARTEHLARLLGAPAMDSGWGLRSMAAREPGHNPFGHRSGAVRAHESVLAVAGLAQAGFDKEAAGLLRGLLDAAESFGYRLPEMYAAEQRTAGSAPLPHPAACRPAAVAAAAGIHALTALAGIRPDAPAATVAVTPRAGAPLGALRLSGLRVSEEPFAVRISRLGVGMVEEAADGLQLRG; encoded by the coding sequence GTGCACGGTGCCGTCATCTGCGTCGCCGCGCCCTGCCTGGTCATCTCTCCCGAGCACGGCCAGCTGACCGGGCGGGGCATCGACGGCATCTACCGCGCGGGGCGGCGCCTGCTGTCACGCTGCGTCCTGCGCGTCGGCGGACGGGATCCGGTCGCCGTCCAAGCACGCAGCCTCTCCGCCGACCGGGCCTCCTTCACCGCGACCGTCCGCACCGGCATCGAGGCAGGTCCCGACCCCGACATCGGAGTCGAGCGCGTCCGCCACGCCGACGGCACCGAGCGCATCACCCTGCGCAGCTTCGCCGCCCGCCCGCTGCGCCTCCCCGTGGAGGTCTCCCTCGGCACCGACCTGGCCGAGCTCGCCGCCGTGGCGGCCGGCCGGGCCGGGCCGGAACTCGCCGCCGGGGTGCACGCCGCCGGACTGCGCTGGAGCACCGGCGACGCCCTCGCCGTCACCACCGCCGAACCGGCCCCCGACGACGTCCTCGCCTCGGCCGGACTGCTGCGCTGGCAGCTCGACCTGGGACCGGGGGAGTCCCGCAGCATCGAACTGCGGACCACGCGCGACCGGTCGACGCGGGCCCCCGCCGGACAGGTCGCGAACCCGTTCTCCGCCGCCCGCGCCGAGGGGGACGACCCGAGGGCCGACGCCTGGTTCCGTACCAGCCTCGACGACCTGCGCGCCCTGCTCCTGAGGGATCCCGAGGCACCCGCGGACGCCTTCGTGGCGGCCGGAGTGCCCTGGCGGCTCGGGCCGGCCCCCGCCGAGTCGCTGTGGGCCGCGCGGATGGCGCTCCCGCTCGGCACCGGGCTGGCCGCCGCCACCCTGCGGATCCTGGCCCGGAGCCAGACCGGGGGCTGCGGCCCGGAAGCGGGGAAGATCCCGGGACCGCTGCGCGCCGCCGGACCGCAGCTCCCGCCGGGGTGCACCGGAACCGAGGCGACCCTCGGCTTCCCGGCGGTGCTCGCCGAGGCGCGCAGATGGGGGCTGCCGGAGGAGGAAGTGGCCCGGCTGCTGCCCGCCGCGGAGCGCTGCCTGGGCTGGCTGCGCGGCGCGCTCGGGGAGGACGGCTTCCTGGCCGACCCCGATCCCGGGCCGCGGCGCTGCGAGACCCAGGCCCACGCACACCGGGCCGCGCTGCTCGGCGCCGATCTGCTCGCCGACTGCGGACGGCCCGGAGCCGCGGAATGGCGGGAGTGGGCCGCCGCCCTGCGGGACCGGTTCCGGGCCCGGTTCTGGATCGACGGCCCGGACGGAGGCCGCCCCGCCGCGGCACTGCACCCCGACGGCCGTCCGCTGCCCCGGCTGACCGGGGCGGCCGCGCACCTGCTGGACACCGGCCTGCTGGGTGGCGGGGAGTTCGCACCCGGCCTGCTGGATCCCGCCCGGACCGAACACCTCGCCCGGTTGCTCGGAGCCCCGGCCATGGATTCCGGATGGGGGCTGCGCAGCATGGCCGCGCGCGAACCGGGACACAACCCCTTCGGGCACCGGTCCGGAGCGGTGAGGGCCCACGAGAGCGTCCTCGCGGTGGCCGGGCTCGCCCAGGCCGGCTTCGACAAGGAGGCCGCCGGACTGCTGCGGGGGCTGCTCGACGCGGCCGAGTCCTTCGGGTACCGCCTGCCCGAGATGTACGCGGCCGAGCAGCGCACCGCCGGCAGCGCACCGCTCCCGCACCCCGCGGCCTGCAGGCCCGCGGCGGTGGCCGCCGCCGCGGGGATCCACGCCCTCACCGCGCTCGCGGGCATCCGCCCGGACGCCCCGGCGGCGACCGTCGCCGTCACTCCGCGGGCGGGCGCTCCCCTCGGCGCACTGCGCCTCTCCGGCCTGAGGGTGTCGGAGGAACCGTTCGCCGTCCGGATCAGCCGCCTCGGCGTCGGCATGGTGGAGGAGGCGGCCGATGGGCTCCAACTGCGGGGTTAG